In a single window of the Roseiconus lacunae genome:
- a CDS encoding SDR family NAD(P)-dependent oxidoreductase — protein sequence MELNLKGKTALVTASSGGIGKAIATRLAQEGATTVINGRSEDSVNRAIEEILEDNPGATLQGLAADNGTVAGIEKTIERFPEVDILVNNLGIFAAVDFFDITDDQWREIFDVNVMSGIRLSRHYLKRMLDQNSGRIIFISSESGVLPAPEMAHYAMTKTAQLTLSRSLAELTKGTKVTVNSVLPGSTVTPGVREFVKGLYPDESFESAEKNFVSENRPTSLIQRLINPEEIANLVAFVASPLASAINGAALRSDGGIVPTII from the coding sequence ATGGAATTGAACCTCAAAGGAAAAACGGCACTGGTGACGGCATCAAGTGGCGGAATCGGGAAGGCAATTGCGACGCGTTTGGCCCAGGAAGGAGCCACTACGGTCATCAATGGACGCAGCGAAGATTCGGTGAATCGAGCGATCGAGGAGATTTTAGAGGACAACCCCGGCGCCACACTCCAGGGGCTGGCCGCCGATAACGGGACGGTCGCAGGCATCGAGAAAACCATCGAGCGATTCCCCGAGGTGGACATTTTGGTGAACAACCTGGGAATCTTCGCGGCCGTCGATTTCTTCGACATCACGGATGATCAGTGGCGCGAAATCTTTGATGTCAACGTGATGAGCGGAATCCGGCTCTCGCGTCACTACCTCAAGCGAATGCTTGACCAAAACAGCGGTCGCATCATTTTTATCAGCAGCGAATCGGGTGTGCTGCCGGCCCCAGAGATGGCGCATTACGCGATGACCAAGACGGCTCAACTCACGCTTTCGCGCAGTCTTGCGGAATTAACCAAAGGAACCAAAGTCACGGTCAATTCGGTCCTACCGGGTTCGACCGTCACTCCCGGCGTTCGAGAATTCGTCAAGGGGCTCTATCCTGACGAGTCATTCGAATCAGCCGAGAAAAACTTTGTATCCGAAAACCGCCCGACCTCTTTGATCCAGCGGCTGATCAATCCGGAAGAAATCGCCAACTTGGTCGCCTTCGTCGCCAGCCCTTTGGCATCGGCAATCAACGGCGCCGCCCTACGAAGCGATGGCGGTATCGTTCCAACGATTATCTGA
- a CDS encoding ArsR/SmtB family transcription factor yields MAKKKTTKKCDPSPAKLTPDPAADQLAKLAWAIAHPARVQIVQLLLRRDACVCGEIVSSLPLAQSTVSQHLKILKESGLIQGEVDGPKVCYCINEAQLTKLKTLVGKL; encoded by the coding sequence GTGGCAAAAAAGAAAACGACGAAGAAGTGCGATCCGTCGCCGGCGAAGCTGACGCCGGATCCGGCAGCGGATCAATTAGCCAAACTGGCGTGGGCGATCGCCCATCCGGCCCGCGTTCAGATCGTACAACTCCTGTTGCGACGTGATGCGTGTGTATGTGGCGAAATTGTCAGTTCACTTCCACTTGCCCAATCGACGGTATCCCAGCACCTCAAAATCTTGAAGGAATCGGGCTTAATTCAGGGCGAGGTCGATGGGCCGAAGGTTTGTTACTGTATCAACGAAGCTCAATTGACCAAATTGAAAACTCTGGTCGGCAAGCTTTAG